The proteins below are encoded in one region of Natrialbaceae archaeon AArc-T1-2:
- a CDS encoding metal-dependent hydrolase codes for MLVSGHLGVGYLVYAAFRRVVGWVRPDRLVILAVCVGALFPDLVDKPLAWELGILASGRSLGHSLLTATVVILLVMPIAAEYDRVDAGAAFSLGYLSHIAADAYTAVLASGSTTFLFWPLGPWSVWEGGLWVPPQYSLAVNWTVLVVALGVWLLEGAPGLGRVG; via the coding sequence GTGCTCGTCAGCGGCCACCTCGGCGTCGGCTACCTCGTGTATGCGGCGTTCCGTCGCGTCGTCGGCTGGGTCCGACCGGATCGACTCGTGATCCTCGCGGTCTGTGTCGGTGCGCTGTTTCCCGACCTCGTCGACAAGCCACTGGCGTGGGAGCTCGGTATCCTCGCGTCCGGGCGGTCGCTCGGTCACTCGCTTTTGACTGCGACCGTCGTCATCCTGCTCGTGATGCCGATCGCCGCCGAGTACGACCGCGTCGACGCCGGCGCGGCGTTCTCGCTTGGGTATCTGTCACACATCGCTGCCGACGCCTACACCGCCGTGCTTGCGTCTGGCTCGACGACGTTTCTGTTCTGGCCGCTCGGCCCGTGGTCGGTGTGGGAGGGCGGGCTGTGGGTGCCCCCGCAGTACTCGCTGGCCGTGAACTGGACCGTCCTCGTCGTCGCGCTTGGGGTCTGGCTGCTCGAGGGCGCTCCCGGTCTCGGTCGGGTCGGCTAA
- a CDS encoding RNA-guided endonuclease InsQ/TnpB family protein, with protein MEVIRTVKVKLNVPDQRRADLHQTAEQFRYCANQTSEWAWRDSSNEYCVTSKSKAEDALYDRLRDETDLTSNLVQKGIRRGIEAVKSGVEAWKRGDRTSQPYFDAWSIVYDKRSATFHRDHVSLSTVSGRVECEYVLPDNTEGTPIGDYLLNEDFEFRMSTLQYDRFEGAFYLHARMKRTIQDGEDERSSSDTHSENSTVLGVDLNVDGYFAVTSTGAFIESADYINHRRREFEKTRGSLQKTGTRSAHLTIQQMSDREHRWIQDVLHSIANDILSEARRVDTTHIAFENLTGIRDRMANAKRFHAWAFRQLYDYVEYKGEAEGVTVEQVSPAYTSQRCSKCGCTLEENRPSKHEFCCQKCGYELNADYNASKNIARKLAKRLHSGQKSPSGGAAYQLALTSGTLTLNGDFHTSDRVSAEGESTDKPHPQRARSSDRAK; from the coding sequence ATGGAGGTCATCCGCACCGTCAAGGTCAAACTCAACGTACCCGACCAGCGACGGGCCGACCTTCATCAAACCGCTGAGCAGTTCCGCTACTGCGCCAATCAAACCAGCGAGTGGGCCTGGCGCGACTCCTCGAACGAATACTGCGTTACCAGTAAATCAAAGGCCGAAGACGCACTCTACGACCGTCTTCGAGACGAAACCGACCTCACTTCCAACCTCGTCCAGAAGGGGATTCGGCGTGGTATTGAAGCGGTCAAAAGCGGTGTCGAAGCATGGAAACGAGGCGACCGCACCAGCCAACCATACTTCGACGCGTGGAGTATTGTCTACGACAAGCGGAGCGCCACGTTCCACCGCGACCACGTATCCCTCTCGACCGTGAGTGGACGCGTCGAATGCGAGTACGTCCTCCCCGACAACACCGAGGGAACACCGATTGGTGACTACCTACTGAACGAAGACTTCGAGTTCCGAATGTCCACGCTTCAGTACGACCGATTCGAGGGCGCGTTCTACCTCCACGCCCGAATGAAACGCACCATACAAGACGGCGAAGACGAGCGTTCGAGTTCGGACACGCACAGCGAGAACTCAACAGTTCTCGGCGTGGACTTGAACGTTGACGGCTACTTTGCCGTCACCAGCACAGGTGCGTTCATCGAATCAGCAGACTACATCAATCACCGTCGGCGTGAGTTCGAGAAAACACGCGGAAGTCTCCAAAAGACGGGCACGCGGTCGGCACATCTGACCATCCAGCAGATGAGCGACCGCGAACACCGCTGGATACAGGATGTCCTTCACTCGATTGCAAATGATATCCTCAGTGAAGCCCGTCGAGTGGACACAACCCACATCGCGTTCGAGAACCTGACGGGCATTCGAGACCGTATGGCGAACGCCAAGCGGTTCCACGCGTGGGCGTTCCGCCAACTCTACGACTACGTCGAGTACAAAGGCGAAGCTGAGGGAGTAACGGTTGAGCAGGTGAGTCCCGCGTACACGAGTCAGCGGTGTTCGAAGTGCGGGTGTACGCTGGAGGAGAATCGCCCGTCGAAACACGAGTTCTGCTGTCAAAAGTGCGGGTATGAACTCAACGCCGACTACAACGCGAGCAAGAATATTGCTCGCAAGCTCGCCAAGCGTCTCCACTCGGGGCAGAAGTCTCCGAGTGGAGGAGCCGCCTATCAACTGGCTCTAACGTCGGGGACGCTGACCCTGAACGGCGATTTCCATACCTCCGACCGTGTGTCGGCAGAAGGGGAGTCCACCGACAAACCCCACCCTCAACGAGCGAGGTCGTCAGACCGAGCGAAGTAG
- a CDS encoding flippase: MGLIERLGKRFRAEFISRIVTVIAGGALLVILARLLDPDNYGLLFLAISILEVTKYISRLGIGSSAARYIAEYKETNPGQLPHILRFSFLLNIISIIVVCFILFSTHEKIAILIGESDLIPLLLIGILFVAFATILRYVRKTLQGFESIEASAVLYSTNSIIRFLLAVGLVMLGYGAIGALIGYIVAFAVTSLVGLMYLYIHHYRNTESECREPNLRRRIAEYTIPLTATDTATVIDNRFDILLVGYFLGPLAVAYYTIGKQIVTFLEAPMSALGFTLSPSFEVQKEKGNVEKAARLYEQALTHSLLLYIPAAAGLILVAEPMLEIVFGETYTGAAPVLQVLAIYAVLQAVTKLTSDSLNFLGRARSRAIAKGITAFANVIMNILLIPLIGVVGAAVATVISYSFYTLANVYIMQLEFDIRIDWLLHQFMIIIIITVAMSVPVYLTVSYISGFVSLFLVVIIGIVMWLVLVIGSGMVDLRRAVSILK; the protein is encoded by the coding sequence ATGGGGTTGATTGAAAGGCTAGGAAAGAGATTTAGAGCAGAATTTATAAGTCGAATAGTCACAGTCATTGCTGGAGGTGCTCTACTTGTTATATTAGCTCGTTTATTAGATCCAGATAACTATGGTCTTCTTTTCCTTGCAATCTCTATACTTGAGGTTACAAAATACATAAGTAGATTAGGTATTGGAAGCTCTGCTGCAAGATATATTGCTGAGTATAAGGAAACAAATCCAGGTCAACTTCCGCACATTCTGCGATTCTCGTTCTTATTAAACATAATATCTATAATTGTGGTATGTTTTATACTATTTTCAACCCATGAAAAGATTGCTATTTTAATAGGTGAATCTGATCTTATCCCTCTCTTACTTATTGGGATTCTATTTGTTGCTTTCGCCACCATTTTAAGATATGTTCGGAAAACACTGCAAGGGTTTGAATCAATCGAAGCCAGTGCTGTCTTATATTCAACAAACTCTATAATTCGATTTTTACTTGCAGTTGGGCTTGTGATGCTCGGATATGGTGCGATCGGTGCCCTTATTGGATATATAGTTGCCTTTGCAGTGACTTCTCTAGTTGGCCTGATGTATCTATACATACACCACTACCGAAATACTGAATCAGAATGTCGAGAGCCTAATCTACGGCGGCGGATTGCAGAATATACCATTCCACTAACCGCAACAGACACAGCAACAGTTATTGACAACCGTTTTGATATACTTCTAGTTGGGTATTTTCTCGGTCCCCTCGCTGTAGCTTATTATACAATCGGGAAGCAGATCGTTACTTTTCTTGAGGCACCGATGTCAGCACTGGGCTTTACTCTTTCTCCTTCTTTCGAGGTTCAAAAAGAAAAAGGAAATGTAGAGAAGGCGGCTCGGTTGTACGAACAAGCACTCACACATAGTTTACTGCTATACATTCCTGCTGCTGCGGGACTGATACTTGTTGCAGAACCAATGTTAGAGATTGTATTTGGTGAAACGTATACAGGAGCAGCACCCGTTTTGCAAGTGCTAGCGATCTATGCAGTACTCCAAGCAGTGACAAAACTAACAAGTGATAGTTTAAACTTCCTTGGCCGGGCACGGTCACGAGCTATTGCGAAGGGAATAACCGCATTTGCAAATGTTATTATGAATATCCTTCTAATTCCATTAATAGGGGTTGTTGGGGCAGCAGTTGCAACTGTAATTAGTTATTCGTTCTACACTCTTGCAAACGTATACATTATGCAGTTGGAATTTGACATTCGAATCGATTGGCTACTCCACCAATTCATGATCATAATTATAATAACTGTGGCAATGTCCGTACCAGTCTATCTAACTGTTAGTTACATTTCGGGGTTTGTATCATTATTTTTGGTAGTGATTATAGGTATAGTGATGTGGTTGGTGCTAGTGATTGGAAGTGGAATGGTTGACCTTCGACGCGCTGTTTCAATATTGAAATAA
- a CDS encoding nucleotide sugar dehydrogenase, whose product MSKRLYDDPSVSISATICVVGLGYVGLPLAHAFDGEGYDVRGIDVDPEKVETLEDGTDPTGDVGDEAIASSAIEFTTDAAAISEAEYVIVAVPTPVDDLEKPDLGLVESAGRTVGEQIEPGTTVVLESTVYPGATREVFVPAIEEASGLAAGEEFGVGYSPERMVPGDEEHGLRNVVKIVSGLDEETLEDLASLYETVVDAGVHRAPTIEAAEAAKCVENTQRDLNIALVNELAIACDHLDLDTEAVLEAAGTKWNFHDYRPGLVGGHCIPVDPFYLIYESKQNGFEPELIEKAREVNEYVPTHVAKQTIKALNESGKVLKDSRVLVLGLAYKPDVDDIRTSAIDGVIDHLREYDVEVVGFDPHADDDQMRAEFGIEVQQELDVDGFDGLVIGTPHSEFHGLNFADLRYDMRSDPVLVDVDGTFETAALENGFTYRKL is encoded by the coding sequence ATGAGCAAGCGACTGTACGACGATCCGAGTGTTTCGATATCAGCTACTATCTGCGTCGTTGGTCTCGGCTACGTGGGGCTTCCACTGGCTCACGCGTTCGACGGAGAAGGCTACGACGTCAGGGGAATCGACGTCGACCCGGAGAAAGTAGAGACGCTCGAGGACGGCACCGATCCGACGGGCGACGTCGGCGACGAAGCGATCGCGAGCAGCGCGATCGAGTTCACGACAGACGCGGCCGCGATTTCCGAGGCCGAGTACGTCATCGTCGCCGTGCCGACGCCCGTCGACGACCTCGAGAAACCCGACCTGGGGCTCGTCGAAAGCGCCGGCCGGACGGTCGGGGAGCAGATCGAGCCGGGGACGACGGTCGTCCTCGAGTCGACAGTCTATCCGGGTGCGACCAGGGAGGTGTTCGTGCCGGCGATCGAGGAGGCCTCGGGACTGGCGGCCGGTGAGGAGTTCGGCGTCGGCTACTCGCCCGAGCGAATGGTGCCGGGCGACGAGGAACACGGCCTGCGTAACGTCGTGAAGATCGTCAGCGGGCTCGACGAGGAGACCCTCGAGGACCTCGCTTCGCTCTACGAGACGGTCGTCGACGCCGGCGTCCACCGTGCGCCGACGATCGAGGCCGCCGAGGCGGCGAAGTGCGTCGAGAACACCCAGCGAGATCTGAACATCGCGCTGGTGAACGAGCTCGCCATCGCGTGCGATCACCTTGATCTGGATACGGAGGCCGTCCTCGAGGCCGCCGGCACGAAGTGGAACTTCCACGACTATCGGCCCGGGCTGGTCGGGGGTCACTGCATTCCCGTCGATCCGTTCTACCTGATCTACGAGAGCAAACAGAACGGGTTCGAACCCGAGCTGATCGAGAAAGCCCGGGAGGTCAACGAGTACGTCCCGACCCACGTCGCCAAACAGACGATCAAGGCGCTCAACGAGAGCGGGAAGGTCCTCAAGGACAGCCGCGTGCTCGTGCTCGGACTGGCCTACAAACCCGACGTCGACGATATCCGAACGTCGGCGATCGACGGCGTCATCGATCACCTCAGGGAGTACGACGTCGAGGTCGTCGGTTTCGATCCCCACGCCGACGACGACCAGATGCGCGCGGAGTTCGGGATCGAGGTCCAGCAAGAACTCGACGTCGACGGCTTCGACGGGCTCGTCATCGGGACGCCACACAGCGAGTTCCACGGCCTGAACTTCGCCGACCTGCGCTACGACATGCGTTCCGATCCGGTGCTGGTCGACGTCGATGGGACGTTCGAAACGGCCGCGCTCGAGAACGGATTTACGTACCGGAAACTGTAA
- a CDS encoding polysaccharide pyruvyl transferase family protein, whose translation MKNELNKAGFGAALGSRLALDRLKGNGTARTSNDCENIVIVGGDLCNKGAQAMTYTLVDQLSRRFPQKEIYLFSSRDYYRDTDQNRKFTFNILPWGVEYRSKILARKLPSNVELEEYEEIKRVLNDCKFMIDINGYALSSQRGFARSLLYMSNISVCKSLSIPMYIFPQSIGPFDYGMGKSNIMDAFLNLYLDYPQKIYSREQEGVTYAKKYTNNDVEKSFDIVLQFDEYQTGNIFKNPPDLRKIEIADNAAGIIPNSKVKDRMNEKEFYNMNKEIVNNLLDKGKDVYIIRHAEGDKEICQTISQIFSSVDGVHTLSQDYDPITLETIIGDLDYIIGSRYHSLIHAYKNSVPAVAIGWATKYRELLSEFDQLEYFFESRYSIDIKTLGDAIEKMESNYKNESEIIAKKRKEIQSQNILSELPS comes from the coding sequence ATGAAAAACGAACTCAACAAGGCTGGATTTGGTGCTGCACTTGGTAGCCGGTTGGCTTTAGATCGGCTGAAAGGTAATGGGACGGCAAGAACTTCCAATGATTGTGAGAATATTGTAATTGTTGGTGGTGATCTCTGTAACAAAGGTGCACAGGCAATGACATACACTTTAGTTGATCAGTTATCTAGACGCTTTCCACAAAAAGAGATATACCTGTTTTCGTCTCGAGATTATTATAGGGACACCGATCAGAATAGAAAATTCACATTCAATATACTACCTTGGGGTGTGGAGTATCGATCGAAAATCCTGGCTAGAAAACTCCCATCGAATGTGGAATTAGAAGAGTATGAAGAAATAAAGAGAGTTCTAAATGATTGTAAATTCATGATAGATATTAACGGATATGCTTTATCATCTCAGAGAGGGTTTGCCCGTTCTCTTTTATATATGTCAAATATTTCTGTTTGTAAAAGTTTATCTATCCCTATGTATATTTTCCCGCAATCAATTGGACCATTTGATTATGGCATGGGAAAAAGCAATATAATGGATGCATTTTTAAATTTGTATTTAGACTATCCTCAAAAGATATATTCTAGAGAGCAAGAAGGCGTTACCTATGCGAAAAAATACACGAACAATGATGTTGAGAAGAGCTTTGATATCGTATTACAATTTGACGAATATCAGACTGGAAATATATTTAAGAACCCTCCAGACCTACGAAAAATCGAAATAGCTGATAATGCAGCTGGTATTATTCCAAATTCTAAAGTAAAAGATCGGATGAATGAAAAAGAATTTTATAATATGAACAAAGAAATTGTGAATAATCTTCTGGATAAAGGAAAAGATGTATATATAATACGTCATGCGGAAGGTGATAAAGAGATTTGCCAAACGATATCACAAATATTTTCCTCAGTAGATGGAGTTCACACGTTAAGTCAAGATTATGACCCAATTACATTAGAGACTATTATTGGTGATTTAGATTACATAATTGGTTCGCGGTATCATTCGCTTATTCACGCATATAAAAACAGTGTGCCTGCTGTTGCGATTGGATGGGCAACAAAATATCGCGAGCTCCTTAGTGAGTTTGATCAGCTTGAGTACTTTTTCGAATCAAGATATAGCATTGATATTAAGACTCTTGGTGATGCTATAGAGAAGATGGAATCAAATTACAAGAATGAAAGTGAAATTATAGCGAAGAAAAGGAAAGAGATACAGAGTCAAAATATACTGAGTGAACTTCCTAGTTAG
- a CDS encoding glycosyltransferase translates to MTGNVLIVSRYFPPGGGVGAFRSAKFVKYLPEYGWKPYVVSLPHERQKQFVADDVNHNQYASIADIPEERIYVDVPISSIDRSLGDTRRLPILAKKIPELVEEYDIDAVYQTAPPFYSLPAVAWVKRRVDVPYFVDFRDPWYINDDIFSSIKSVKNPIWRWVNQKAEQIVVKYADKVILNTPEMEALYSSTYPEYVDSFTTITNGYDPDDYTVSPSSIDEADETRIIYPGRFRDNTNGLLKALKAVSDSNDITLLHFGDKNRKHTRAFFEQAQRMDLDELIDKRGYADFPTVVKNIKNSDIGLIITRKNDPTHVPAKTYDYIACDIPVLAITPEGGALAQILEPFDHAYTANHDDVTEITSRLEKLLDLAPDELGSDSSRDQYTRKQLTRELTSVFNECR, encoded by the coding sequence ATGACCGGAAACGTACTTATTGTCTCAAGGTATTTTCCACCAGGCGGCGGAGTCGGTGCATTCCGTTCCGCGAAATTCGTGAAGTATCTACCCGAGTACGGATGGAAGCCGTACGTCGTTTCTCTTCCTCACGAGCGTCAGAAACAATTTGTGGCCGACGACGTGAACCACAACCAGTATGCCTCGATAGCAGACATTCCCGAGGAGCGCATCTATGTTGACGTCCCGATATCTTCGATCGACAGATCACTTGGTGATACACGACGCCTCCCCATTTTAGCGAAGAAGATTCCGGAACTGGTTGAAGAATACGACATCGACGCCGTCTATCAGACCGCGCCACCGTTTTACTCACTTCCAGCTGTCGCATGGGTGAAACGCCGCGTTGACGTCCCATACTTCGTTGACTTCCGTGACCCCTGGTATATAAACGATGACATCTTCTCTAGTATAAAATCTGTCAAAAACCCGATCTGGAGATGGGTTAATCAGAAGGCTGAACAGATAGTGGTCAAGTACGCAGACAAAGTAATCCTCAACACGCCTGAGATGGAAGCGCTTTACTCGAGTACTTATCCTGAGTATGTAGATTCGTTTACTACGATTACAAACGGATATGATCCGGACGATTATACTGTCTCTCCCTCTTCAATCGATGAAGCCGATGAGACGCGAATAATTTATCCAGGTCGGTTCCGGGACAACACGAACGGGCTTCTCAAAGCTCTTAAGGCGGTATCTGATTCGAACGACATTACGCTATTACATTTCGGAGACAAGAATAGGAAACACACTCGAGCCTTCTTTGAACAGGCACAACGAATGGACCTTGACGAACTGATTGATAAACGCGGCTATGCAGACTTTCCAACCGTCGTTAAAAACATTAAGAACTCTGACATAGGTTTGATCATAACCCGCAAAAATGACCCGACTCACGTTCCTGCGAAGACCTACGATTATATTGCATGTGATATTCCAGTTTTAGCAATTACACCAGAGGGTGGTGCACTGGCGCAGATTCTTGAACCATTCGATCACGCATATACTGCCAACCACGATGATGTGACGGAGATCACATCACGGTTGGAGAAATTGCTTGATTTGGCACCAGACGAACTTGGTTCCGATAGTAGTCGTGATCAATATACGAGAAAACAACTCACTCGAGAGTTGACTTCAGTATTCAACGAGTGTCGATGA
- a CDS encoding DUF7342 family protein, translated as MDDSPRGVKAWTEQTTAFDRVRAIAQAIDQPRTAAYIATEAAVSETTAHDHLKRLVEMSVVRTVSGEDATLYEPDPLYARFRTLRRLIDEHSHAELLELKADVQQQIEAFEQQYDVTSPTELREQAADVATPAETMQLMEDASDWELSHYHLSVVNDAIDNYSEYTGLDSRVRV; from the coding sequence ATGGACGACTCACCCCGCGGCGTGAAAGCCTGGACGGAACAGACGACGGCCTTCGATCGAGTGCGTGCAATCGCACAGGCGATTGACCAGCCTCGAACGGCGGCGTACATCGCAACGGAGGCCGCAGTCTCGGAGACGACAGCACACGATCATCTCAAACGCCTCGTCGAGATGAGCGTCGTTCGAACGGTCTCGGGTGAGGATGCAACGCTGTACGAGCCCGATCCCCTTTATGCTCGGTTTCGGACACTACGCCGCCTCATTGACGAACACAGTCACGCAGAACTGCTCGAGTTGAAGGCGGACGTACAACAGCAGATAGAGGCGTTCGAACAGCAGTACGACGTGACCTCCCCTACCGAACTCCGGGAACAGGCAGCAGACGTAGCGACACCGGCGGAGACGATGCAACTCATGGAGGATGCGAGTGACTGGGAATTGAGCCACTACCATCTCTCCGTCGTCAATGACGCAATCGACAACTACAGCGAGTATACTGGGTTGGACAGCCGCGTTCGCGTCTAG
- a CDS encoding glycosyltransferase family 2 protein translates to MYREHSVGVVVPAYNEEGFVGDVIREMPEYVDRMYLIDDCSTDGTWEEILEAAEKDAEKTELEFDEGALTAEVVADGGGGDSAVPDSGASMLEQRAVVHDAVGRVVPIQHRENLGAGGAIKTGYLAALADRVDIVPTVDGDGQMDLSQLPKLLDPIVEDEADYAKGNRLLYKEFRSDMPPFRFFGNSILTFLTKIASGYWKTMDPQNGYTAISHYALANVGIENMYEYYGYCNDILVKLNAKGMRVADVAIPAVYGDEESSIDYTTYIRKVSGMLLRNFFWRLKVKYLVLDFHPLALFYLFGAATAGLGILGGLWSLYATLVLGSGLFIRASVSMMLFTMGSMFVMFAMLFDMQVNESKEVQVKD, encoded by the coding sequence ATGTATCGGGAACATAGCGTCGGCGTCGTCGTTCCGGCGTACAACGAGGAGGGCTTCGTGGGCGACGTCATCCGCGAGATGCCCGAGTACGTCGACCGGATGTACCTCATCGACGACTGCTCGACCGACGGCACGTGGGAGGAGATCCTCGAGGCCGCCGAAAAAGACGCCGAGAAGACGGAACTCGAGTTCGACGAGGGTGCGTTGACGGCCGAAGTCGTGGCCGACGGCGGCGGCGGTGATAGCGCCGTTCCTGACAGCGGGGCGAGTATGCTCGAGCAACGAGCAGTCGTCCATGACGCCGTCGGCCGGGTCGTCCCGATCCAGCACCGCGAGAACCTGGGTGCCGGCGGGGCGATCAAGACGGGCTACCTGGCAGCGCTGGCCGACAGGGTCGATATCGTCCCCACCGTGGACGGCGACGGCCAGATGGACCTCTCGCAGCTGCCGAAACTGCTGGATCCGATCGTTGAGGACGAGGCCGATTACGCGAAGGGCAACCGGTTGCTGTACAAGGAGTTCCGGTCGGATATGCCACCGTTCCGGTTTTTCGGCAACTCCATCCTGACGTTCCTGACGAAGATCGCCTCCGGCTACTGGAAGACAATGGACCCACAGAACGGGTACACGGCGATCTCGCACTACGCGCTGGCGAACGTCGGGATCGAGAACATGTACGAGTACTACGGCTACTGTAACGACATCCTCGTAAAACTCAACGCCAAGGGGATGCGGGTGGCCGACGTCGCGATACCGGCGGTGTACGGCGACGAGGAGTCCTCGATCGACTACACGACCTACATCCGGAAGGTGTCGGGGATGTTGCTCCGGAACTTCTTCTGGCGACTGAAGGTGAAGTACCTCGTGCTGGATTTCCACCCGCTCGCGCTGTTTTACCTGTTCGGGGCGGCGACGGCGGGGCTGGGTATTCTTGGTGGATTGTGGTCACTGTACGCGACGCTCGTGCTCGGGAGTGGGCTGTTCATCCGGGCGTCGGTCAGCATGATGCTGTTCACGATGGGCAGCATGTTCGTGATGTTTGCCATGCTGTTTGACATGCAGGTAAATGAGAGCAAAGAAGTTCAAGTGAAAGATTAA
- a CDS encoding glycosyltransferase family 4 protein, which yields MKILRVASSLHPEKPGGVGLHVHQMSSMQAGMGHDVTILTSDNGDRSLPKYEERDGYSIIRHRQIVRPAGNSIIPGILNSLRKLIPKYDVVHAHSHLYFSSNMAALFGKFTDIPLAVTNHGLFSQTAPELLQKVFIPTVARPTLNTADRVFCYTDLAKQELRDRGVSAPVSVISNGIDCEMFKPDPEIEEKDQILFVGRLEQGKGPSYLIEAFNSVADNHPDLNLKIVGYGSLKADLIEQCKEHGIFDRVTFTGELSYSEMPQVYNESKILASPTLTEAAVPRVAMEAWACETPVVMSNIPEVSEEHVGDAASLVPLRDADALAQSIEKLIMDEELREQMGEKGRQRVLSNHSWQKTVERTTAQLKKICGEPKR from the coding sequence ATGAAAATACTACGAGTTGCAAGTAGCCTCCATCCAGAAAAACCCGGAGGCGTTGGTCTACATGTCCATCAGATGTCTAGTATGCAAGCGGGTATGGGTCACGATGTGACAATTCTCACATCTGATAATGGTGACCGCTCGCTCCCAAAGTATGAAGAAAGGGACGGATACTCAATTATCCGCCATCGACAGATCGTTCGGCCAGCTGGGAACAGTATCATCCCGGGGATTCTTAACTCACTTCGAAAACTAATACCCAAGTACGACGTGGTCCATGCACATTCTCACCTGTACTTTTCATCAAATATGGCTGCACTATTTGGTAAATTCACAGATATTCCGTTAGCAGTAACTAATCATGGGCTATTTTCACAGACTGCTCCAGAATTGTTGCAAAAGGTATTCATTCCGACAGTAGCTCGTCCAACACTAAATACTGCGGATCGCGTGTTCTGCTACACAGATTTGGCAAAACAGGAACTCCGAGACCGAGGTGTATCGGCACCCGTCTCTGTGATTTCAAACGGAATTGACTGTGAGATGTTCAAGCCGGATCCCGAGATTGAAGAAAAAGACCAGATCCTCTTCGTTGGCCGGCTGGAGCAAGGAAAAGGTCCGTCTTATTTAATCGAGGCGTTTAATTCAGTCGCTGACAACCATCCTGACCTCAACCTAAAAATAGTTGGATACGGCTCATTGAAGGCGGACTTGATAGAACAGTGTAAAGAACACGGAATATTTGATCGAGTTACCTTCACCGGCGAACTATCGTATTCAGAGATGCCACAAGTATATAATGAGAGTAAGATTCTGGCTTCTCCAACGCTGACCGAAGCTGCTGTACCCCGTGTTGCCATGGAAGCCTGGGCTTGTGAAACGCCAGTCGTAATGTCAAATATTCCGGAGGTGTCTGAAGAGCACGTTGGTGATGCCGCATCACTCGTCCCCTTGAGAGATGCAGATGCACTCGCTCAAAGCATTGAAAAGTTGATCATGGATGAAGAGCTACGTGAACAAATGGGAGAGAAAGGACGTCAGCGAGTTTTAAGTAACCACTCTTGGCAGAAAACAGTCGAACGTACAACAGCCCAGCTAAAGAAGATCTGTGGGGAACCGAAGCGGTAG
- a CDS encoding IS1595 family transposase, which produces MVSRESVDEVFLPDKDDCLEYLRDQRWPDEVTCPHCESADTIKKGTTRKGAQRYRCHNCDSIFNDLTETIFSEHKLSLPEMFHIIRGMEEDKTSEITQELDRTYKTVLDFVHEVQDALDDDPEFDLTGVCEADEIYVVAGEKGLDQDEPRDRGLKKGRGTFESDKPPVVTLVRRSDGRVRFLVREDLEDVDEDIVEYGDEDDPAILCTDQYSIYDGIDEYDEIDGHLAINHDEHYVVGDAYVNSCENRHSFLRNWLRRFRGVSKHHLQGYLNFFSLTLNTDRWFEKILSTDFYR; this is translated from the coding sequence ATGGTCAGCAGAGAGAGCGTAGACGAGGTATTTCTGCCTGACAAGGACGATTGTCTGGAATATCTCCGTGATCAGCGATGGCCAGATGAGGTAACGTGTCCGCACTGCGAGAGTGCGGACACGATCAAGAAAGGGACGACGAGAAAGGGCGCTCAACGCTATCGTTGTCACAACTGTGACAGCATTTTCAATGATCTTACCGAGACCATATTTTCCGAGCACAAGCTTTCTCTCCCGGAGATGTTCCATATCATTCGAGGAATGGAAGAAGATAAGACATCAGAGATAACTCAGGAACTTGACCGAACATACAAGACGGTCTTGGACTTCGTTCATGAAGTCCAAGACGCTCTTGACGACGATCCAGAGTTTGATCTCACTGGTGTCTGCGAAGCTGACGAGATCTACGTCGTGGCTGGTGAGAAAGGTCTTGATCAAGATGAGCCGCGTGATCGCGGGCTCAAAAAAGGACGCGGAACCTTCGAGTCAGACAAACCGCCAGTCGTGACACTCGTCCGTCGCTCCGACGGACGAGTTCGGTTCCTCGTTCGTGAGGATCTCGAAGATGTAGACGAGGACATCGTCGAATACGGTGATGAAGACGACCCGGCGATCCTCTGCACAGACCAGTACAGCATCTACGACGGAATCGACGAGTACGACGAGATTGATGGCCATCTCGCCATCAATCACGATGAACACTACGTCGTTGGTGATGCTTACGTCAACAGCTGTGAGAACCGTCACAGCTTCCTTCGCAACTGGTTGCGAAGGTTCCGAGGCGTCTCAAAACACCACTTACAGGGCTATTTGAACTTCTTCAGCCTTACACTCAACACAGACCGGTGGTTCGAGAAAATCCTAAGTACTGACTTCTACAGATGA